GGAAGAGGATCACGTTGAGCCGGTAGTACAGGTCGCTGCGGAACCGCCCCACCTTGATCTCCTCCTCGAGATCGCGATTGGTGGCGGCGATCAGCCGCACATCGATCGGCTCGGCGTCGGTGGCGCCCACGGGGATCACCTCGCGGTGCTGCAGCACGCGCAGCAGCTTGACCTGCGTGGCCGGCGTGGTCTCGCCGATCTCGTCGAGAAAGAACGTGCCCCGGGCGGCGGCGGCGAACAGCCCCGACTTGTCCTTCACGGCGCCCGTGAACGATCCCTTCACGTGGCCGAACAGTTCGCTCTCGAGCAGGCTCTCGGGCAACGCCCCGCAGTTGATGGACAGGAACGGCCCGCCGGTGCGCGTGGACAGCTCATGGATGTACCGCGCCACGACTTCCTTGCCCGTGCCCGACTCGCCCTGGATCAACACCGTGCTCTCGGTGGGCGCCACCGTCTCGGCCAACTGCAGCACTTCGATCCACGGCTTGCTGTTGCCCACCGGGCGGTCACCATGATGGCGATCGCGTCGCTTGATCTCCTGCTTGAGCGACTTGTTCTCCACGCGCAGCTGCCGGTGCTCGGCGGCGCGCTTGAGGATGGCGATCAACTCGTCGTTGCGGAACGGCTTCTGGATGTAATAGAAGGCGCCCTCGTTCACCGCCTGCATGGCCGACTGCAGCGTGGCCTGGGCCGTCATCAGGATCACGGGCACGTCGGGGTCGTTCTGCCGCGCCGCGGCGAGGATCTCGACGCCGGTGGCCCCGGGCATGCGGATGTCGGTGAGGACGATGTCCGGCGACATCGCGGCCAGCATCTCGAGGCCCTTGTTGCCGCCGAGCGCGAGGTGCGGTTCGAATCCCTCGTGGCGCAGCAGGATGCGCAGCGACTCGAGGATGCCGGCTTCGTCGTCCACGACGAGGACGTTGGGGGGATGCTCCACGACTCTGGTGCTCACGCGGTGTCTCCGGAAGCGGTCTGGGTGCGCGGCAGGATCACGGTGAACGTGGTGCCGCGCGGCCCGCTGTCGAGGAACACCATGCCGCGATGCGCCTCGATCGCCCGGTGCACGACGGCCAGACCGAGGCCGCTCCCGCCGGGCTTGGTGGTGAAGAAGGGATCGAACAGGCGGTCGCGGATCTCGAGCGGAATGCCCGGTCCCTCGTCGCTCACCCGCACCGATACGCTGCCCGCCTCGTAGCGCACGCCCAGCGGGAGCTGGTCGGGACTCATCGCCGTCGCCTCGATCTTCACCACGCCCCCCTCGGGCGAGGCCTGAATGGCGTTCAGCAGCAGATTGAAGATCGCGCGGTGCAGGAGATCCTCGTCGCCTTGCACCGACAGGTCGTCGTCCTCGGGCACCACGCACACCACGCGGTTGCGCCCCTGTTCCTCGGGATGGGCTTCGGCCAGCCGCGCCGCGCCGCGCACCATGTCGGCCAGCTTCACGTCGCCGGTGCGCGCCACGCGCACGCGCGCGAAGTCCAGGAACTCGGTGAGCAGGCGGGACAGGCGGTCGGACTCGCGCAGCACGAGCCGGCTGAGCGTCTGCCCGTCCTCCGATTCCTGCGGCATGCCGGCCAGCTGCTCCACGGCGCTCCGGATGGACGCCAGCGGATTCTTGATCTCGTGGGCCAGCGACGCGCTCAGTTCGGCAACGCCTTCGAGGCGTTCGGCGCGCAGGCGCAGCGTCTCGAGGCGCTTCTGGTCGGAGATGTCCTGGAAGATCGCCGTCGCCGTGCGATCGGTGCGCAGCCCGTCGCCTTCGGTATAGGTGGTGGTCACGCCGATCGGGAACCGCTTGGACGCCGTGGTCACGATTCCTTCGGCCCGCGTGGTGCGGATGCGGTCGGCCACCGACCGTCGCAGTGCCTGAGCCAACTCGGGGGCCGCGGCCGCGATGCGGTCGAGCACTGGCTCGCCCAGCGCCGTGTCGAAGGGCACGCCGAGCAGCCCCTGCGCCTTGGGGTTGGCGTACAGCAGGTGGCCGCTCGAATCGATGGTCAACACGCCGCTCTGGATGTTCCGCAGGATGTCGGCGGCCTGCAATCGCGCGTGCTCCAGGGCCGCGACCAGGATCTCCTTGCCCTCGCCGGCCTTCTGCAGTTGCGAGGCGAGAATGGCGCTGCCCACCGAGACCGCGGCGAACACGCCCAACTGCGCCCACACGATGCCGCTGTGCATGACCACGTTCACGCCGAACACCGTGTCGGCAAAGAACAGCACGATGCCCAGGGCCGCCACGAGCAGCCCGCCGCCCACCGGGAGCATGAGCGTGGCCGCGGCGATGACCAGGATGTACAGGGCCGAGAACTGTGAGACGCCGCCCGATTCACCCACCCCGGGCGTCACGTGCACCACCACCGTCACCAACAGCAGATCGATGATGCTCTGGACGTAGAGAAACGTTTTGCCGAGCGGCTTTCGGTATATTTCGCTGTACACGAACGACGCTAGCGTGAAGACGGTGACCAGCGCGAAGGTGACCGTGACCACCGTGAGCTTGCTGGCATCCGTTTCCTGCGTGGCCCAGTTCACCACGCCGGCGATGAAGATCGCGCTGGCCACCGAGAACCGAACCAGATAGACCCACCGCAGCAGATAGCGTGGGTCGAGCATGGCCTGGAGCGGCGCGGGTTCAACTCTGGATGGGGAGCGCACAGGAGTTTGGTTCATTGCAAAGTGCAAGGAATTCCGTTTTGGAACAACTCTGGCATTCTGCTATAGCCTTGGACGATCCTCTGGTACAGAAGTTTCCCCCACCGCCAGGCTGGCGAGCCCGCCCGTGAGACCCGCCTTCCTCCGCTCGATGTTCCAACGGATGGACCGCTGGATTCGGGGCATGTTCGGGATCCCG
This DNA window, taken from Gemmatimonadaceae bacterium, encodes the following:
- a CDS encoding sigma-54 dependent transcriptional regulator → MSTRVVEHPPNVLVVDDEAGILESLRILLRHEGFEPHLALGGNKGLEMLAAMSPDIVLTDIRMPGATGVEILAAARQNDPDVPVILMTAQATLQSAMQAVNEGAFYYIQKPFRNDELIAILKRAAEHRQLRVENKSLKQEIKRRDRHHGDRPVGNSKPWIEVLQLAETVAPTESTVLIQGESGTGKEVVARYIHELSTRTGGPFLSINCGALPESLLESELFGHVKGSFTGAVKDKSGLFAAAARGTFFLDEIGETTPATQVKLLRVLQHREVIPVGATDAEPIDVRLIAATNRDLEEEIKVGRFRSDLYYRLNVILFHLPPLRQRRDDIPLLVDHFLQRIAQARGEAPKHLDADALEVAQGYAWPGNVRELENALERAAILTTGETIGVSGLPERVTQRNAEPLVASRTPANPTLEAVERAYIMWVLQTEGGNKSRAAEALGIDPSTLYRKLSRYGVEV
- a CDS encoding ATP-binding protein, with translation MLDPRYLLRWVYLVRFSVASAIFIAGVVNWATQETDASKLTVVTVTFALVTVFTLASFVYSEIYRKPLGKTFLYVQSIIDLLLVTVVVHVTPGVGESGGVSQFSALYILVIAAATLMLPVGGGLLVAALGIVLFFADTVFGVNVVMHSGIVWAQLGVFAAVSVGSAILASQLQKAGEGKEILVAALEHARLQAADILRNIQSGVLTIDSSGHLLYANPKAQGLLGVPFDTALGEPVLDRIAAAAPELAQALRRSVADRIRTTRAEGIVTTASKRFPIGVTTTYTEGDGLRTDRTATAIFQDISDQKRLETLRLRAERLEGVAELSASLAHEIKNPLASIRSAVEQLAGMPQESEDGQTLSRLVLRESDRLSRLLTEFLDFARVRVARTGDVKLADMVRGAARLAEAHPEEQGRNRVVCVVPEDDDLSVQGDEDLLHRAIFNLLLNAIQASPEGGVVKIEATAMSPDQLPLGVRYEAGSVSVRVSDEGPGIPLEIRDRLFDPFFTTKPGGSGLGLAVVHRAIEAHRGMVFLDSGPRGTTFTVILPRTQTASGDTA